Part of the Citrobacter sp. Marseille-Q6884 genome, ATCAAGTAAACGCTCACCGCCCAGCTCAGCCAGTTTCGTATCGAAGTCTTTTCCTGACTGGCAGAAAAATTCGTAAGAGGTATCACCAAGACCAAACACGGCGAACGCGGTGTTATCCAGTTTCGGCGCTTTTTTAGAGAACAGGAATTTATGCAACGCCACGGCTTCTTCTGCCGGCTCACCTTCCCCCTGGGTCGATGCCACCACAACCAGCAATTTCTCGTTAGCAATTTGTTTGAATTTATAGTCGCCAGCATTGATCAGGGTGACATTAAGCTTTGCCGCCAGCAGATCGTCGCGCAGGGCTTCCGCCACGCGACGGGCATTACCGGTTTGTGAGGCAGAAATCAGGGTAATGCCCGGCATTTCAGCCGCAGGTGCCGGAACAACAGCATTGCTGCCTGGCTGCTGATTCAGCACGCCCCAAAAATAGCCAGAAACCCACGCAAGCTGCGAGGGCGTGAGATCGGTCGTGGCCGCCTGAAGGCGTGCCAGTTGCTCCGGGTTAAGCGGAAGCAAAGCGGAAGGTGGGGCCTGTGTCGTCATGCGTTGTCATGTTCCAGTAAGCAAAGCTGTTTTTCGCGCCCAAATGGCACCAAAAAAAGAAATGAAAATACTCTAAATAATTCGAGTTGCATGAAGGCGGCAAGTGAACGAATCCCAGGAGCTTACTGAAGTCAGTGACTGGGATAAGAGAGTGAAGCCAACGCACATGCAGCTCGAAGTATGACGAGTATTAGGGTAACGGCGGTGATAGTAACAATTAAAGAAGGGATGGAAATAACAAATAACCAAATGGACTAACCTGTTTTAGTTATAGTTATTAACGACAAAAGCGATTTAATAAATATTTGATATATAAATGGTTATTAAATACTAACTGTATAAATATGGCGTTCTGATACGCAGCGCCCTTTTAACTAATGATAAAAATTGTACTTTACGGTACCCTACGGCGGTTTTTTTCATTCTTGAGAGTAAATAATGTCCACCACCTTGTTTAAAGATTTCACCTTCGAAGCCGCTCACCACCTGCCGCATGTACCACAAGGGCATAAGTGTGGCCGCCTGCATGGTCACTCGTTTATGGTGCGTCTTGAAATTACCGGTGAAGTCGATCCACATACCGGTTGGATTATGGATTTTGCCGAGCTTAAAGCGGCGTTTAAGCCGACCTATGACAGGCTTGATCACTACTACCTGAACGATATTCCTGGCTTAGAAAATCCCACCAGTGAAGTGCTGGCAAAATGGATTTGGGATCAGGTTAAACCTGTTGTCCCTCTGCTGAGTGCCGTCATGGTGAAAGAAACCTGCACGGCAGGCTGCGTATATCGCGGCGAGTGATGTTGTACATGTGCCGGATGGCGACGCGTCGCATCTTATCCGGCCAACACATATCAACAAGCCCGGCCGGGCAAGCGAACCGCACCCGGCAATATTTATCAGGCGATATTCAGATACTTGTGTGTTTGCATCGACAGACGCCAGTTACGGGCGATACAGGTATCAATACATAAACGCGTGGCATCTTCTTTCTGACTGATGGGCTGCAGAGCAATAATGCGTGGTTTCTCATCGCTCAACGTCGCCAGCAGTTCATCCAGCGCTTCAATATCGCGAACGCGACCTACCGGATGTTTGATTTCATTGGCACGTTCCAGCGCCTGTGACAGCACGTCATAGCCGCCGCGCATATTCACCTTCGGCGATACGGTCACCCAAGTATTCGGCGTACAGCGCACTTCATGTGTGCCACTGGTTTCGATCTGACAACTGAAGCCATTCTTTTCCAGCAAATCGGTCAGCGGCATCAGGTCGTGAATACAGGGTTCGCCACCGGTGATCACCACATGACGCGCGGTATAGCCCTGACGCTGAATCACAGCCAGCAGATCTTCGCTGCTCGCCGCGCCCCATTTATCACTCTCTTTCGTTTTCGCCAGGATGCTGTAGAGGGAGACTTCCCGATCCTCAAGCTTATCCCAGGTGTGTTTGGTATCGCACCAGGCACAGCCGACCGGGCATCCCTGTAAACGAATGAAAATAGCGGGGACGCCGGTAAAGTAACCCTCGCCTTGCAGGGTCTGGAACATCTCGTTAATCGGGTACTGCATAGCATTCTCAATAGGGGGATAAACGATAATTATCGCAGATCCCCGCCAAAGTATCATGCCCCATCGATGCTTTACGAGGCGATCGCCGCGACAAAGCGTGCCGTTATCTGCTGTGGACGTGTGATAGCCCCTCCGACCACCACGGTGTGTGCGCCTAATGCCAGGCATCGTGCGGCACGTTCCGGGGTATCGACGTTCCCTTCCGCCACCACCGGTACGCTGACCGCGGCCAGTACCTCACGTAAAAAACCGCAGTCGTTTTCCGCCAGCACATGTCCGGCGGTTTCTGCTGTATAGCCGTAAAGAGTGGTTCCCACGCAGTCAAAACCCAGGCGCTCAGCGGTAACCGCTTCATCTACGCTGGCGATATCCGCCATCAGCAGCACGGACGGGTAGCGAGCGCGGATCTGCGTGACCAACTCTGCCAGCGTTTGTCCTCCGGGACGCGGACGCGCGGTGGCGTCCAGGGCAATCATCTCCGGCTCAACGGACATGAGTTCATCCACTTCCTGCAACGTAGCCGTGATAAACACGTCACTCCCCGGATAATCGCGTTTGATAATCCCAATGACCGGCAGAGAGACACTCTCTTTGATGGCGCGAATATCCACGACACTGTTCGCACGAATCCCTACCGCACCACCCTGTGCTGCCGCCAGTGCCATACGCGACATAATAAACGGGCTATGCAGGGGCTCATTTTCCAGCGCCTGGCAGGAGACGATTAATTTACCTTTCAGGGAATCCAGTACAGTTTTCATTACGATAAGATCTCTTCAACTTCATTTTTAATGATGGTGACATGCGGGCCATAAATCACCTGAACACCGTTGCCGCGAATAATTACGCCACGCGCTCCTGTCGCTTTCAGCGCCGCTTCGTCTACCTTACTGCCCTCTTTCACCGTCACGCGTAAACGTGTGGCGCAACAGTCCACCTCTTCCAGATTCTCTTTGCCTCCCAGACCAGCGATGACTGCCGCTGCGCGTTCGCTTTGAGGCAGAGCGGATTCCGACACAGTGGCGTTTTCACGACCAGGCGTCAGCCAGCCAAAGCGATTAATCAAATAGCGGAAGGTGAAGTAGTAAAGGAAGAACCACGGTACTCCCACCATGGGGACATACATCCAGTTGGTTTTAGCTTCCCCCTGTAGCACGCCAAAGAGGAGGAAATCGATAAGCCCACCCGAAAAGGTTTGCCCAATGGTGATATTCAAAATATGCGCGATCATAAACGCCAGACCATCGAAGAAGGCGTGAATGACATATAACACCGGCGCGACAAACAGGAAGGAGAACTCAATCGGTTCGGTTATCCCGGTCAGGAATGAGGTCAGGGCTGCCGACAACAGCAGTCCGGCGACTACCTTTTTGTTCTCTGGCTTTGCAGTGTGGTACATCGCCAGACATGCGCCCAGCAGGCCAAACATCATGGTGATAAAACGCCCAGACATAAAGCGCGAAGTGCCCGCATAGAACTGCTGCGTATTCGGATCGGCAAGCTGAGCAAAGAAAATACGCTGCGTCCCTTCAACCAGTTGACCGTTGACGATTTCGCTACCGCCCAGCGCCGTTGTCCAGAACGGCAAATAAAAGATATGGTGTAAACCCAGTGGGCCAAGCATACGCAGAATGAAGCCATACAGCAGCGTACCCAGATAGCCCGTTGCATCAACAAGCCCGCCCAGACCAAAAATAAGTTTTTGGAAATGCGGCCAAATCACTGTCATCGCAGCACCGACGACAATCGCGGCAAGTGAGCTAATAATCGGTACAAAACGCGAGCCGCTAAAAAAGCCGAGGAACTGTGGTAATGAGACCTTATTAAAGCGGCTATGCAGCGCGCACGTTACAAGGCCAATGACGACGCCACCAAATACGCCCGTCTCCAGTGTCTGAATACCCAGCGTCATCCCCTGACCAACGGCACCTGGATTCTCGTGCGCCAGCGTTCCGTTGAGTGTTAGCAACGCGTTGATGGTGGCATTCATCACCAAAAATGCCAGTAATGCCGCAAGCCCTGCGGTGCCTTTATCCGTTTTCGCCAACCCCACCGCGACCCCAACCGCAAAGAGCACTGACAGATTGGCAAACACAATGGAACCCGCACTGGTCATGATAGTGAAGATTGCCTGCAACCAGTCAACATCCAAAAACGGATAAGCCGTCAATGTGTTTGGATTCGATAGCGCCCCACCAATACCTAACAACAGGCCCGCTGCAGGCAGTACCGCAATCGGCAGCATGAACGATTTGCCAAACCGCTGCGCCTTTTCAAACCAGGCGCCTGACGAGGCACCGCTAAATATTTGCATCATTTTTTCATCCCCTCGACTAATGATGAAAATTTTTACCACATTAATTATTAAAAATGAAAATTATCATCAAAATCCAGGAAGCCGATCATACTTTTTTAAAATGACTGGCATCTCTCCCCTGCTTTCCGCCACACTATCAACAGAGAAACGCATTAAGGATTTTGCATGTCAGAAAATGAAAACCTGTTGCTGAGATTGCGCCAGAGCATCGATGGATATAGTCGGACACAACAGAAGTTGGGAGAGTTTGTGCTGAGCAACCCGGCAAACGTTGTCTACCTGACGATTACCGAGCTCGCTCGTGAAAGCGGCACCAGCGAGGCAAGCGTCACGCGTCTGTGCCGCACGCTGGGGTGTAAGGGCTATAACGAATTCAAGATGGCGCTGGCACTTGATCTCCAGCAAGGACAGCCGGTAGAGCACAGCGGTGATGAGATTGACAATGTGGTCAATGAATCAGTGCAAGCGCTGCAGGACACAGCAAAATTACTCGACAGGACATTACTGGAAGCGGCAGCCCTTGCGCTGCATCAGGCCCAGTCGGTACAGATTTATGGCGTAGCGGCCAGCGCCATACTGGGAGAGTATCTGCATTACAAACTCCTGCGTCTGGGTAAACCCGCGCAATTGTTCAGCGACATGCATCGTGCAGCCATGAATGCAACAACGCTGAGCAAAAACACGCTCGTGGTGGCGATTTCCAGTTCAGGCTCTACTCGCGATCTGCTGCATGTCGTAAAACTGGCGCGTAAGCAAGGCGTACGCGTACTGGCGCTGAGCAATACGCCAAGCAGTCCGCTGGCTTCGCTGAGTGATATTCAACTGGTCGCGGCTAAACCAGAAGGTCCACTGAGTGCCGGCGCGCTCAATGCCAAGGTAGGCGTCATGCTGTTGGTAGAATTGCTCACGACTTCGCTTATTGCGCTGGATGAAAACTACAGCGATGTGAGCCAGCAAACCGCCAGCGCTACCCTACCGCTACTGCTTTAACGACATAAAAAAACCCGCCGAAGCGGGTTTTTATTAAGCGTTAAAAGCGGGCGATTATGCCTGGCCTTTAATCTCTTTACGACCGTTGTACGGAGCTTGTTCACCCAGTGCTTCTTCGATACGAATCAGCTGGTTGTATTTAGCAACGCGGTCAGAACGGCTCATAGAACCCGTTTTGATCTGGCCTGCAGCGGTACCAACAGCCAGGTCAGCGATGGTAGCGTCTTCAGTTTCGCCAGAACGGTGAGAGATGACAGCAGTGTAGCCAGCGTCTTTCGCCATTTTGATCGCAGCCAGAGTTTCGGTCAGAGAACCGATCTGGTTGAATTTGATCAGGATGGAGTTAACGATGCCTTTCTCGATGCCTTCTTTCAGGATCTTGGTGTTGGTTACGAACAGATCGTCACCAACCAGCTGGATTTTGTCGCCCAGTACTTTAGTCTGGTATGCGAAACCGTCCCAGTCAGACTCGTCCAGACCATCTTCGATGGACACGATCGGGTACTGTTTGGTCAGTTCTTCCAGGAAGTGAGTGAATTCTTCAGAGGTGAATGCTTTGTTGCCTTCGCCAGCCAGAACGTATTTACCGTCTTTGTAGAATTCAGAAGCTGCACAGTCCATCGCCAGAGTGATGTCTTTGCCCAGCTCGTAGCCTGCTGCTTTAACCGCTTCAGCAATAACAGCCAGCGCTTCAGCGTTGGAACCCAGGTTCGGCGCATAGCCACCTTCGTCACCAACAGCAGTGTTCATACCTTTCGCTTTCAGAACTTTAGCCAGGTTATGGAACACTTCAGAACCCATGCGTACAGCTTCTTTCAGCGTTTTCGCGCCAACTGGCTGAATCATGAATTCCTGGATGTCTACGTTGTTGTCAGCGTGCTCACCACCGTTGATGATGTTCATCATCGGAACCGGCATGGAGAATTTGCCCGGAGTACCGTTCAGCTCAGCGATGTGAGCATACAGCGGCAGACCTTTAGCAGCTGCAGCCGCTTTGGCGTTAGCCAGGGACACAGCCAGGATGGCGTTTGCACCGAAGTTAGATTTGTTTTCAGTACCGTCCAGATCGATCATGATCTTGTCGATGCCAGCCTGATCTTTAGCATCTTTACCCAGCAGAGCCTGAGCAATCGGGCCGTTAACCGCGCCAACTGCTTTCAGTACGCCTTTACCCATGAAACGGGATTTGTCGCCATCGCGCAGTTCCAGTGCTTCGCGGGAACCAGTAGAAGCACCTGACGGAGCTGCTGCCATACCAACGAAACCACCTTCCAGGTGTACTTCGGCTTCAACAGTCGGGTTACCACGGGAGTCGATGATTTCACGACCGATGATTTTAACGATTTTGGACATTAGATTTTCCTCAGTACAAGTTAAACTAAAACTCCAGACAAACAATGCACCCGAATGGGTGCATTGCCGTTCTAACTTTTTTACTTCTTACTTCGCCTGACGCTTTTGATATTCGCTGGCGGCTTTCACAAAGCCGGCGAACAGCGGGTGTCCATCACGAGGCGTGGAAGTAAATTCCGGGTGGAACTGACAGGCCACGAACCACGGATGATTCGGTACCTCAATGATCTCGACCAACTGATCATCACCGGAACGGCCTGCAACACGCAGACCCGCATTTTCAATTTGTTTCAACAGCATATTGTTGACTTCGTAGCGGTGGCGATGACGTTCAACAATGGTCGGCGCGCCGTACATCTGACGAACCAGACTGTCATCGCTCAACTGACACTGCTGCGCGCCAAGGCGCATTGTGCCACCCAGATCGCTCTTCTCGGTACGGACTTCAACGTTGCCGTCTTCATCACGCCATTCGGTAATCAGAGCCACCACTGGGTACTTACAGTCTGGCACAAATTCCGTGGAGTTGGCGTTGTCCATTCCCGCTACGTTACGAGCAAACTCAATCAACGCAACCTGCATACCCAGGCAAATGCCCAGATAAGGAATATTGTTCTCACGCGCAAAGCGCGCCGTCGCGATTTTACCTTCAACACCACGGTAGCCGAAGCCGCCAGGGATCAGGATTGCATCAAGACCTTTCAGGATCTCAACACCGCGCGTTTCGACATCCTGCGAATCAATCAGCTTGATGTTAACGGTGACACGATTCTTCAGACCACCGTGCTTAAGCGCTTCAATCACTGACTTATAGGCATCCGGCAGTTCAATGTACTTGCCGACCATACCGATAGTCACTTCGCCTGCCGGGTTCGCTTCTTCGAAGATAACCTGTTCCCATTCTGACAGATTTGCTTCCGGACAGTTCAAGCTGAATCGTTTACAAATATAATCGTCAAGACCCTGAGATTTCAACAGGCCTGGAATTTTATAAATAGAATCGACATCTTTCATCGAAATAACGGCTTTTTCTGGCACATTACAGAACAATGCAATTTTTGCACGTTCGTTGGCCGGAACCGCACGATCTGAACGACAGATCAGAATGTCAGGCTGAATACCGATAGATAACAGCTCTTTTACGGAGTGCTGAGTCGGTTTAGTTTTGACTTCACCAGCCGCTGCCAGGTAAGGCACCAGGGTCAGGTGCATAAACAGCGCATGCTCACGACCGATATCTACCGCTAATTGACGAATCGCTTCCAGGAACGGCAGGGATTCGATATCACCGACCGTACCGCCGATTTCAACCAGCACGACATCGTGCCCTTCGCCACCGGCAAGGACGCGTTCTTTAATCGCATTGGTGATGTGCGGGATAACCTGAACGGTCGCACCCAGATAGTCGCCACGGCGCTCTTTGCGCAGGACATCGGAGTAGATACGCCCGGTAGTGAAGTTATTGCGGCGAGTCATTTTGGTACGAATGAAACGCTCGTAGTGACCCAGGTCCAGGTCGGTTTCAGCGCCGTCTTCAGTAACGAACACTTCCCCGTGTTGGATTGGACTCATAGTACCTGGATCAACGTTGATATACGGATCCAGTTTCATCATGGTCACGTTGAGGCCACGTGCCTCAAGAATGGCTGCCAGGGATGCTGCGGCAATGCCTTTACCCAGAGAGGATACGACCCCGCCGGTCACAAAAATATAGTTCGTTGTCATGCTGGACCTGAGAAGTTAGGGTGAAACGATGGAATAACCAAGACGGGAAAGTAGTATACCCGAACATGACGAGCGCCACAAACTTTCATTATTCCTCCTCTTCACCAGGCTCACATTAACATCGGGAGTGAGAAAATAGCCCCTTTGAGGTAAATGTTTTTGACGTAAATCAATCGCTTGTTATTTAAAAAATCACACAAATCGCGCTTGACCGACGAAACCCCTTAGAGATCAATTTCCTGCCGTTTTACCTGTTGCCAGACTTCTTCCATGGTTTCCAGATCAATACCTGTCATTTCCAAACCCCGAGCGGCTACAATTCGCTCAACCTCACGAAAACGTCGTTCAAATTTCTCGTTTGCTTTTTGCAATGCAGTCTCTGCTTTGGTGCCCAAATGGCGTGCCAGGTTAACCGTGGCAAACAGCAGATCGCCCATTTCCTCCTCCAGTTTAGCCTGGTCTATAACGGCCTGCTTCGCCTCAAACATCACCTCGTCGATCTCTTCATAGACCTTATCGACGACCGGTCCTAACGTCGTCCAGTCGAAACCGACATTTGAGCAACGTTTCTGGATTTTCTGGGCGCGCATTAATGCCGGTAAACTGCGAGGAATATCGTCCAGCGCTGAATGCTGCGCTTTCTCTGCGCGCTCTTCGGTTTTGATTTGCTCCCAACGAGTCAGTACCTCAGTGCTGTTGCTGGCAGTAACATCAGCAAATACATGGGGATGACGACGTTCGAGCTTATCGCTGATGGCCGCGCAAATATCATCAAAATTAAACCGCCCTTCTTCCTGCGCCATCTGTGCGTAAAACACTACCTGGAACAGCAGATCGCCCAGCTCGCCGCGCAGATCGTCGAAATCTTCCCGCGCAATGGCGTCAAGCACTTCGTAGGTTTCTTCAAGGGTGTAAGGAGCAATCGTGGCGAAAGTCTGCTCTTTATCCCACGGACAGCCGTTTTCCGGGTCGCGCAGGCGCTGCATAATACCGAGCAGTCGGTAGATTTGGTTCATGGGTGTGTCCTGAAAACAATTCAATATGTAGGCCGGAGGATGAGGCAATAGCAGCACCCTCCGGTCTATGAGGAAATATCAATTACCGTGAAGACGACGAGCGTCGATCACATCCGGTACCTGGTTGAGCTTGCCGAGCACGCGTCCAAGCACCTGCAGATTGTAGATTTCGATAGTCATATCGATAGTGGCGAGCTGCTGTTTGGTATCGCTACGGCTGGCAACACCCAGTACGTTCACCTTCTCGTTAGCCAGAATCGTGGTGATATCACGCAATAAACCGCTGCGATCGTTGGCCTGCACGCGAACCACCAGCGAATACCCCGCCGAGTAGCTTTCGCCCCAAACCGCATCAACAATACGTTCCGGCGCATGTGATCGCAGCTCGGCCAGTTGTTCGCAATCGGCCCGATGGACAGAAATACCGCGCCCCTGAGTGATAAAACCGACAATTTCATCACCCGGGATCGGTTGGCAGCAACGGGCAATGTGGTGCATCAGGTTTCCGACCCCTTCCACCACGACACGACCATCGTCTTTGCGACGGTTTTGCGGCGCCTGCGTTTTCTGCTGAAGCTGTTTCAGTGCGGCAGCATCCTGCTCGGCAGCGCTCGGCTTATTGAACTGAGCCTGCAGGAAATTCACCATCTGGTTCAGACGGATATCCCCACCGCCAATCGCGGCCAGCAGCTCATCGAGTTCATTAAAGCTGTAGCGTGGAAGCAGGTGTTTTTCAGCCTCTTTCAGGCTAATCCCCAGATGCGCCAGTTCATCATCAAGGATCTGTCTGCCCGCCAGGATGTTCTTATCGCGATCCTGCTTACGGAACCAGGCGTGGATTTTCGAGCGCCCGCGGCTGGTGGTCACGTATCCCAGGTTAGGGTTCAGCCAGTCGCGGCTGGGGTTTGGCTGCTTCTGGGTGATAATTTCAATTTGATCGCCCATCTGCAGCTGGTAGGTAAACGGTACAATACGCCCACCTATTTTTGCGCCAATGCAGCGATGCCCGACATCACTATGAATGTGGTAGGCGAAATCGAGCGGCGTGGAACCTGCAGGCAAGTCCACCACATCACCTTTTGGCGTAAAGACGTAAACCCTGTCGTCAAAGACCTGGCTACGGACTTCATCCAGCATTTCACCGGAATCCGCCATCTCTTCCTGCCAGGCGATCAGCTTACGCAGCCATGCAATCCGATCTTCATGACCGGAACGCGCGGTACCGGAAGCCGTACCTTCTTTGTACTTCCAGTGCGCCGCAACACCCAGTTCTGCATCTTCGTGCATCTGTTTGGTGCGGATCTGAATTTCAATCGTTTTACCGCCCGGCCCCAGCACCACGGTATGGATTGACTGGTAACCGTTGGGTTTCGGGTTAGCGACGTAGTCATCGAACTCATCCGGCAGATGGCGATAGTGAGTGTGCACTATCCCGAGAGCGGCATAGCAGTCCTGTAAACGCTCCGCCACGATACGCACCGCGCGCACATCGAACAGTTCATCGAAGGCCAGCTGCTTTTTCTGCATTTTGCGCCAGATGCTGTAGATATGCTTCGGACGTCCGTAGACTTCCGCTTTCACGCCCTCGGTTTTCATCTCTGAGCGCAGGTGCCCGACGAACTCTTCGATATAATGTTCGCGATCGATGCGACGTTCGTGCAGGAGCTTTGCAATGCGCTTGTATTCAGCCGGATGGAGATAGCGGAAGCAGTAATCTTCCAGCTCCCATTTTAACTGCCCAATACCTAAACGGTTGGCCAGCGGCGCATAGATATTTGTACACTCTTTTGCCGCCAGTACGCGTT contains:
- a CDS encoding N-acetylmannosamine-6-phosphate 2-epimerase, whose translation is MKTVLDSLKGKLIVSCQALENEPLHSPFIMSRMALAAAQGGAVGIRANSVVDIRAIKESVSLPVIGIIKRDYPGSDVFITATLQEVDELMSVEPEMIALDATARPRPGGQTLAELVTQIRARYPSVLLMADIASVDEAVTAERLGFDCVGTTLYGYTAETAGHVLAENDCGFLREVLAAVSVPVVAEGNVDTPERAARCLALGAHTVVVGGAITRPQQITARFVAAIAS
- the eno gene encoding phosphopyruvate hydratase, whose translation is MSKIVKIIGREIIDSRGNPTVEAEVHLEGGFVGMAAAPSGASTGSREALELRDGDKSRFMGKGVLKAVGAVNGPIAQALLGKDAKDQAGIDKIMIDLDGTENKSNFGANAILAVSLANAKAAAAAKGLPLYAHIAELNGTPGKFSMPVPMMNIINGGEHADNNVDIQEFMIQPVGAKTLKEAVRMGSEVFHNLAKVLKAKGMNTAVGDEGGYAPNLGSNAEALAVIAEAVKAAGYELGKDITLAMDCAASEFYKDGKYVLAGEGNKAFTSEEFTHFLEELTKQYPIVSIEDGLDESDWDGFAYQTKVLGDKIQLVGDDLFVTNTKILKEGIEKGIVNSILIKFNQIGSLTETLAAIKMAKDAGYTAVISHRSGETEDATIADLAVGTAAGQIKTGSMSRSDRVAKYNQLIRIEEALGEQAPYNGRKEIKGQA
- the queE gene encoding 7-carboxy-7-deazaguanine synthase QueE, with translation MQYPINEMFQTLQGEGYFTGVPAIFIRLQGCPVGCAWCDTKHTWDKLEDREVSLYSILAKTKESDKWGAASSEDLLAVIQRQGYTARHVVITGGEPCIHDLMPLTDLLEKNGFSCQIETSGTHEVRCTPNTWVTVSPKVNMRGGYDVLSQALERANEIKHPVGRVRDIEALDELLATLSDEKPRIIALQPISQKEDATRLCIDTCIARNWRLSMQTHKYLNIA
- the relA gene encoding GTP diphosphokinase, with the protein product MVAVRSAHINKAGEFDPKKWIASLGISSQQSCERLAETWAYCLLQTQGHPDADLLLWRGVEMVEILSMLSMDIDTLRAAMLFPLADANVVSEDVLRESVGKSIVHLIHGVRDMAAIRQLKATHTDSVSSEQVDNVRRMLLAMVDDFRCVVIKLAERIAHLREVKDAPEDERVLAAKECTNIYAPLANRLGIGQLKWELEDYCFRYLHPAEYKRIAKLLHERRIDREHYIEEFVGHLRSEMKTEGVKAEVYGRPKHIYSIWRKMQKKQLAFDELFDVRAVRIVAERLQDCYAALGIVHTHYRHLPDEFDDYVANPKPNGYQSIHTVVLGPGGKTIEIQIRTKQMHEDAELGVAAHWKYKEGTASGTARSGHEDRIAWLRKLIAWQEEMADSGEMLDEVRSQVFDDRVYVFTPKGDVVDLPAGSTPLDFAYHIHSDVGHRCIGAKIGGRIVPFTYQLQMGDQIEIITQKQPNPSRDWLNPNLGYVTTSRGRSKIHAWFRKQDRDKNILAGRQILDDELAHLGISLKEAEKHLLPRYSFNELDELLAAIGGGDIRLNQMVNFLQAQFNKPSAAEQDAAALKQLQQKTQAPQNRRKDDGRVVVEGVGNLMHHIARCCQPIPGDEIVGFITQGRGISVHRADCEQLAELRSHAPERIVDAVWGESYSAGYSLVVRVQANDRSGLLRDITTILANEKVNVLGVASRSDTKQQLATIDMTIEIYNLQVLGRVLGKLNQVPDVIDARRLHGN
- the queD gene encoding 6-carboxytetrahydropterin synthase QueD, whose protein sequence is MSTTLFKDFTFEAAHHLPHVPQGHKCGRLHGHSFMVRLEITGEVDPHTGWIMDFAELKAAFKPTYDRLDHYYLNDIPGLENPTSEVLAKWIWDQVKPVVPLLSAVMVKETCTAGCVYRGE
- a CDS encoding MurR/RpiR family transcriptional regulator codes for the protein MSENENLLLRLRQSIDGYSRTQQKLGEFVLSNPANVVYLTITELARESGTSEASVTRLCRTLGCKGYNEFKMALALDLQQGQPVEHSGDEIDNVVNESVQALQDTAKLLDRTLLEAAALALHQAQSVQIYGVAASAILGEYLHYKLLRLGKPAQLFSDMHRAAMNATTLSKNTLVVAISSSGSTRDLLHVVKLARKQGVRVLALSNTPSSPLASLSDIQLVAAKPEGPLSAGALNAKVGVMLLVELLTTSLIALDENYSDVSQQTASATLPLLL
- the mazG gene encoding nucleoside triphosphate pyrophosphohydrolase, with the protein product MNQIYRLLGIMQRLRDPENGCPWDKEQTFATIAPYTLEETYEVLDAIAREDFDDLRGELGDLLFQVVFYAQMAQEEGRFNFDDICAAISDKLERRHPHVFADVTASNSTEVLTRWEQIKTEERAEKAQHSALDDIPRSLPALMRAQKIQKRCSNVGFDWTTLGPVVDKVYEEIDEVMFEAKQAVIDQAKLEEEMGDLLFATVNLARHLGTKAETALQKANEKFERRFREVERIVAARGLEMTGIDLETMEEVWQQVKRQEIDL
- the pyrG gene encoding glutamine hydrolyzing CTP synthase — its product is MTTNYIFVTGGVVSSLGKGIAAASLAAILEARGLNVTMMKLDPYINVDPGTMSPIQHGEVFVTEDGAETDLDLGHYERFIRTKMTRRNNFTTGRIYSDVLRKERRGDYLGATVQVIPHITNAIKERVLAGGEGHDVVLVEIGGTVGDIESLPFLEAIRQLAVDIGREHALFMHLTLVPYLAAAGEVKTKPTQHSVKELLSIGIQPDILICRSDRAVPANERAKIALFCNVPEKAVISMKDVDSIYKIPGLLKSQGLDDYICKRFSLNCPEANLSEWEQVIFEEANPAGEVTIGMVGKYIELPDAYKSVIEALKHGGLKNRVTVNIKLIDSQDVETRGVEILKGLDAILIPGGFGYRGVEGKIATARFARENNIPYLGICLGMQVALIEFARNVAGMDNANSTEFVPDCKYPVVALITEWRDEDGNVEVRTEKSDLGGTMRLGAQQCQLSDDSLVRQMYGAPTIVERHRHRYEVNNMLLKQIENAGLRVAGRSGDDQLVEIIEVPNHPWFVACQFHPEFTSTPRDGHPLFAGFVKAASEYQKRQAK
- a CDS encoding maltose/glucose-specific PTS transporter subunit IIC, with product MMQIFSGASSGAWFEKAQRFGKSFMLPIAVLPAAGLLLGIGGALSNPNTLTAYPFLDVDWLQAIFTIMTSAGSIVFANLSVLFAVGVAVGLAKTDKGTAGLAALLAFLVMNATINALLTLNGTLAHENPGAVGQGMTLGIQTLETGVFGGVVIGLVTCALHSRFNKVSLPQFLGFFSGSRFVPIISSLAAIVVGAAMTVIWPHFQKLIFGLGGLVDATGYLGTLLYGFILRMLGPLGLHHIFYLPFWTTALGGSEIVNGQLVEGTQRIFFAQLADPNTQQFYAGTSRFMSGRFITMMFGLLGACLAMYHTAKPENKKVVAGLLLSAALTSFLTGITEPIEFSFLFVAPVLYVIHAFFDGLAFMIAHILNITIGQTFSGGLIDFLLFGVLQGEAKTNWMYVPMVGVPWFFLYYFTFRYLINRFGWLTPGRENATVSESALPQSERAAAVIAGLGGKENLEEVDCCATRLRVTVKEGSKVDEAALKATGARGVIIRGNGVQVIYGPHVTIIKNEVEEILS